One genomic region from Hoeflea algicola encodes:
- a CDS encoding PilZ domain-containing protein: MIEAEVSKDGHYLTRVGGTERRAHHRRATNVPGKVYYLRRGVRGYTSQPCKMLDLSESGCLVSVGLSDQVPEHLYLVLDGLPAKISCAVIARSESRLHIKFSAEMTTEVVDRIARAKFSPRKTTSDS, encoded by the coding sequence ATGATCGAGGCCGAAGTGAGCAAGGACGGACACTATCTCACACGCGTGGGGGGCACCGAGCGCCGCGCCCATCACCGGCGTGCGACCAACGTGCCGGGCAAGGTGTATTACCTGCGCCGCGGTGTGCGGGGCTACACGTCGCAGCCGTGCAAAATGCTCGATCTGTCCGAAAGCGGCTGCCTGGTCTCCGTCGGGTTGAGCGATCAGGTGCCGGAACACCTTTACCTGGTGCTTGACGGGTTGCCCGCGAAAATTTCCTGCGCCGTTATTGCCCGGTCGGAATCCAGATTGCACATCAAGTTCAGTGCCGAGATGACAACCGAAGTCGTCGACCGGATTGCCCGCGCCAAATTCTCCCCAAGAAAAACCACCAGCGATTCCTGA